From Canis lupus baileyi chromosome X, mCanLup2.hap1, whole genome shotgun sequence:
TGGCACAGCCTCCCTCCTTAAACAGCCCTtaccagaatggtacatttgttacaatggGTGACACACCATTATCATgcaaagcccatagtttacatagagtttacttttggtgttgtacattctatgagttttgatAATGCATGACATGCATTCATCATTATAGTACCATACAAAATAGTCTCACTGCCCTAAAGATGGTCTGTGCTGTGCCgccattggttctttttttttttttttaatgtaaccaCATCTTAATGAGTATGTCTGTTGCCTGAATAGAGACAAAAACTGATTTAACCAATCCCGTTACTGGACATTTCTATTGCTTTCTTATCTCTGTTTTAAAGGTGAGAAAACTAAGACCTAGTGACTTGACAAGTGACTTGTCCTAAGTCAACCAGCTAAAAAGTGAGAATTGAGATCAGAATCCTCGTCTGTCTCAGGGcccacatactttttaaaaaaaaaagatttatttatattttatgatagagaaagagacagacaggcagaaggagaagcaggctccatgccgggagtacgacgcgggactctatcccgggactccatcccaggactccaggaccgcaccctgggccaaaggcaggcgcgaaactgctgagccacccagggatccccgggccCACATACTTCTATGCAACCACAGTGCCTCTGAATTAGTAATACACAATTTATCCTTCCTCAGTCTGTGCCCCTTCAACTTGAAACCAGGCGTTCTCCACAACCAGACCAGCCAAGGATCCAAGCATGTGTTGGAAGGGCAGGCAATATAAAAGAATGAGGTGGATTAACTGAGGTCGAACAAATGGGGAGGTACAAAGACATAGAAATAAGCAGAAGGTGGGAAATGGGTACACAGAATACCCCTTAAAATCTAAAGGAAGCTGGGTTTCAGAAACCTGAAGGGGAAAACTCTTGCTTTTATCTCTGTATACAGGAGACAGCaaagagaatctcaaggccaTGTGGGGAGCCCGGAAGTATTAAGGTGTCTGGGAAGGTGCATGAGACAAGGGAGGATAAAACTCCCTAGGACTATAAGGCTAGGGAGGCTTAATGTGGGAAGGAAGGCCCAGAGCAAAGAGATAAGCTAGAGCAGGCACCGGACAGCAAACCTATGCGTTCCTAAATCCGTGACACGACTCTCCTCTGGCCTGAGCCTCCTCCAGTATCTCAGATACTAAAAGCTCTCCAGCCCTTAGGGGTTGGAAGAGGAAAGTAGGGGGCGGGGACTGCAAAGTGCTCTAACTATAATGGGGACTGAGAAAGGATCCTggcacacatattttttttaaaaaccagtaggCCTAAAGCTAGTGCCCCCTCCCCCTACCCCACTTCTCAAGCTTCACCCTCAGCCACACCCACATGCTAAGGACCAtccgggaggaggagggagggagaggggggaaagcgtgtgtgcgcgcgcgtgcgtgCTTGTGCctacgagaggcagagacagaatgaGACAAAAAGAGAcccgcagagagagagagagagagagagagagagagagagaaggaggaggaaaaagacagggacagaaagagggagggagggagggagggagggagaggcactgagagaaaggaggaaacGGAGCTATCGGCTTCGGTGAGGAAAACTACTGAAGAGATAACGCAGGGAGCTCCTGCAGGAAGACTCGGGGAGAACATCCCAGAACTTACCCCAAGACCGTTGAGGGAGTGGGGGAGTATCTTTGCTGGGCCTGGTTTTGGGGTCATCAGGCTGTAACGGTTACTGCATAGGCATTGTCACTGAGCCAGAGCCATTTAACCCGCCCTGGGTGGCTGGAGACCAAGCTTTAGACACCCCACAACTATGACATTCAGAATGGTTAGGGGAGCTTAAGGCTGCAGACAAGGGAAGGAGGGGCACGTGAGGGTTGGgtccctgcctccccttccaacTCCGCTGTCACTCATTACCCCAACAGTCGCCCAGGGGGCGGGCCCGGgagaggtggggttggggggagggtaaTCTTGGCAGGCGCCTGCTGCATGGCGTAGGTAGGCACTGTTGAGGGGGTGCGGACGCTGGGGGGTTGAACACGAGTGGGAAGCGAAGAgacacggggagggggagggggccgggaaCCATTTGAATGAGAGGAGGGGATCACGGGTAGAGTGGGCTCTAGGAGGCAGGGCGGGCACGGGTGTGACGGGGGGGGCGGTTGGTGGTGGCAAGGGGGAGAAGACTCTTGAACCAGGTGAGAGAAGCAGGTGCGTAGATCTATTTTTTGTGGGTTAGTGTACTTGGCCATTCTGTGGAGAGGAGGTGCTGCCTTTCCCGAGGGCGGGCTTCAAAGCTCCGGAGGCTATCTTTTCCTCCTCAAGTAACGGGGCCCCGGGCGGGGGCTCAAGCTCCATCTCCAACGACTACGCTCCACTCCGCAATTTCCAGGCGGCCACTGGGCTGGGAGTCTCGCGCCGGGGGCCGGCGCTGTCTCGCGAGCCCCCTCCATGAGCCAGCCAATGGGGTTGGTTGCTggcgccgcccgcccgcctggTGCAGAGCGCTGGGCGCTGTGAGCGGCGCTGCCATTTAAAGGGGCCGCGACCCCTGTCCCGGCTGCtagggagggaggtggagaaggagcGCGGGGCCGTCGCTGTCTGCAGTTCTAGGCTTGTAGCCGTTACACTAACCCTGCCGCAGGTAGGGGTCGGGCCTGATCAAGCCGAACCGAACCTGCTGGCGGGATCTCGCagtagctggggggggggggtgtctaaGAAGAGATCGTAGCTCCAAAATGTCTTCCTGTAAATGCCTGAGATGGGGGGTGGGCAACAGGAGAAGGAGGACTAGGGGAGCAATAGGAAGGGGGGACGGGGCTGAGGAAGTGGGCGACCCTGAAAGGTaactgggggggaggggttagGAAGGGTAGTTTGTGGGGGCGAAGGAAGGGCTGAGGGAAGACCTTGCAacgcggggagggggggtggggccAGACAGGGTGGGTAAAGAcaggggagctgggggggctccaggggagaggggaggggatagGAACTGAGACCGCGGGGGTGGGAAAAGCTCTTGGTGGCAAAGGCCCTAGGAGACTCTAAGGGGGCGTTCAGCCCGAGTTGGGGGGGAGTGAAAGGTAAGGGGGGAGGGGAACTGGGAGTTGCAGTGGGGTGGTGGGGACAGGCGGGAGGGTGGAACGACGGACTGCCTGGCGAGTGTGGGCACCCGGCCAGGGCGGGGAACGCCTCTCCCCACAGGGGGCGctgtatggggtggggggagtggtcATTCGGACCAAAGCCGATGGAAATGCTTGTCGGTTGTGGTTGGGGCTGTTCATGAGAAATCAAGTGGATGATGGGGTGTGTCCCAGAACCTGTATAAGAAGGAATTCTGGCGAAGACCACCTCTTCTGCCCCCTCTTCTACTCCTAATCTACAGCCCATATCGAGTCATCCTCATGGACCCCAGTGATTTCCCCAGTCCGTTTGACCCATTGACCCTACCAGAGAAGCCCTTGGCTGGAGACCTCCCAGTAGACATGGAATTTGGAGAGGACCTACTGGAATCCCAGACTGCCCCAACTCGAGGATGGGCACCCCCTGGCCCTTCTCCATCCTCAGGAGCCCTGGACCTGCTTGACACCCCTGCTGGCCTGGAAAAagaccctggagtcctggatggagccactgagctgctggggctgggggggctgcTTTAtaaagccccctcccccccagaggTGGACCACGGTCCTGAGGGGACCCTTGCATGGGATGCAGGAGACCAGACCCTAGAGCCTGGACCAGGGGGCCAGACCCCCGAGGTGGTACCACctgagccaggggctggggcaaaTCCCTCTTCACCTGAGGGGCTACTAGAGCCTTTGGCTCCAGATTTGCCAATAACACTGCAGTCCCCCCATATTGAAGATGAGGAGACCACCAACATAGCTACAGGGAGAAGGGGTTCccctgggcaggaggaggagcttCCCCAAGGGCAGCCACAGAGCCCAAATGGTCCCCCCAGCCCTTCAATGGGAGAGACTCTGGGGGATGGAATCAACAGTTCTCAGACCAAACCTGGGGGCCCTAGCCCTCCTGCACACCCTTCCTTGCCAGGTAGGTTGCCTAATCAGCTGGAGAATACAGGATGGTGAGAGGGTATGGATAAGGAGGCCATGGTTGTAtgtttggaggaggaggaggagggtggagggatgaGAGTAGGGAGATATAGAGAGTATAGAGGAGTTGGGAGTTTGGAAGGGGGTGTGTGGCAAAGATTAAGGAAAGTAGGGGTAGGGAGGCAGCTCAGTGGCTGTAGGAGAGGAATAGGGGTGAGGTTTCAGGGGGTGCATTGGGAAGAGTGGATTTGTTGGGAGACATTCCCTTTTTCTTACCCCAGTGAGCTGTTGGTGCCAGGGTCCTTCAGAATTTGGAGAGGACACCCTGCTTCTTGGTGCTAAGATCTTTGCAGCTATTTTGTTCTAGAGGATAGCAGGGTTTCTGGGTTTGATGAATGAAACTGGGTTCTGGAGCCACCAACAGTATAGTGATTTCAGGGGAATGGGAGAAATGCAGAGCCTAGAATTGTGTCTCTGATACAATTCAGAGGGACAGTCTGAACTTGAGAGGCTCTCATTTTCCCCCTGTTCTTCCTCTCCCAGGTTGTGACCAGGGTCTTAGGGCTTATATAACCACCTGAGTCCAGGGGAACCTATCCATACCTTAATCTGTCTTCCCCCTCCCTACATTTGGGTGgttgcatttgtttttgttagtGAACTACAAATTTTCTGATGAAAGATGTGCATTACCTGATTTTACTTAACTCCCAATGATTGGGACAGGCTGGTGGGGAGgctaggattatttttttttcttggagaatagccacccccctccccttagTGCAGAGCTCGAGGTAACCCTGAGAGGGGCCCCAAGAAGCCACAGGCACTTGAGTTTTCCCTTTCAGTTCTGAGCAAGTCTTTCCCCAGGAATGGAGGCAGAGGTTGGGCCAGGGAGGGAGTAGTGAAGGCAAGCTCAAGATTTAGGctgttttctgcttcctttgcAGGAGACGGCCTGACTGGGAAGGCGAGTGAGAAGCCGCCTGAAAGGGTGAGGGGGGAGGGGATTGGAAGGAGTCTGGTTCCCCCTATAGCTCTGGGAAGGACAGACCCTTCATTTTCCCTCCCAGATGTTGTTCTATGGAGGGTGTGTGTGAGGAGAgttaggaggagggagggagctctTATGTCTCCTGCTTCTTAAGGAGAAAGTCCAgcctccttttcttccctcctcctaaGGGCTGGGCCAAGGGTCCctattctcctttcctcctcccatctctgtaccccccccaccctgcactAGTGCAGCAGGCCATTTAGCCTGCCCCTGGTGTCAGCTTTCCTCCCTCCCGTGTTTCTAAGGTACAGAAGAGAAGCGAGCGCGTTAGAAGAGTAGAGCCTCCAAAACCTGAGGTTGTGGATTCCACTGAGAGCAGTGAGTAGGACTTGAGGAAGTGTGACTATGTGGGATGTGGCGGGCCACAGATCCCCTGGTTCCTGTGGTGCTGCGCCCTGCAGAGTGTGAAGTGCCTGTCTCTGCCGTGGGTTGGCACGAGAACCAGGGGCAGTAGGGTAAATTGAAAACAACAGCAGCGAGAATGGAGTTTCCTGTTTCAGCTGAGCCATCCCTGTCTCAGAGTCTTCTCACTCAGAGCCCTCCCATGCCCTTCTCAGGAGATCCTGGAGTTAACTGAGGGAGAGTGACACCAGTGGCTTGAGATACCAGTGTAATGGGCGTGGGGGTGGAAAGGCAGGAcctgggggatggggaatcaCTTGGGGACCCGGTATCAGCTGAGCTACCTGTTGGCTGGGGGACGGCCAGAGACCTGGTCCAGCAGCCTttgctccctgccccctctccccacctcctcagtTCCAGTGTCAGATGAGGATTCTGATGCCATGGTAGATGACCCCAACGATGAGGACTTTGTGCCATTCCGGCCCCGGCGTTCCCCTCGCATGTCCCTACGCTCAAGCGTGGCACAGAGGGCCGGGCGCTCTGCGGTAGGCGCCAAGATGACCTGTGCGCATTGCCGGACGCCACTGCAGAAGGGCCAGACTGCCTACCAGCGCAAGGGGCTGCCTCAGCTTTTCTGCTCTTCATCCTGTCTCACCACTTTCTCTAAGAAGCCTTCGGGCAAAAAGACCTGTACCTTCTGCAAGAAGTATGTGAAGGCCCCAGGTGTGGGGAGGGCGAGGGAGCAGGCTAAGAATATTGGGTGAGGCAGAGACCATGTTGGCAAGAGCCTAGCAGAGCAGaactgagagagaggcagtggaGGGAGCCCCCCCACCAGAGTAGAGAATATTTGGGGCCCCATTGTGGTCATTGGTCTCCCAACACCCGATCCCCAGCCCCCAGGAGGGATGGGAGTTGATGAAAGGAGAGGGTGGTGCCTAGTGAATGAATACTGAAACCTGTTCCCACCTCCAGGGAGATCTGGAACACCAAGGACTCCGTTGTGGCACAGACTGGTTCAGGAGGCTCCTTCCATGAGTTCTGtacatctgtctgtctctccctgtaCGAGGCCCAGCAGCAGCGCCCAATCCCCCAGTCTGGGGATCCAGCTGATGCCACTCGCTGCAGCATATGCCAGAAGActggagaggtgaggaagctCGATGGGGGCTGATTTGCAGAGCCTGGCTAGCCCTGACCTGCCCCTGCactcctggggctgcaggggccaggccctgtggaagaggggagtggggaggagaggcagccaTCGTGAGGGAGCATATTCGAGGATAGAGCTTCTCCAGGATGTATGCAGCCGGCCTTCCTTGCCTCCTGGGACCTCACCATCAAGTCGGCAGCCTGATGTGCAGGTTGGGGGGTCCCTGGGCCCACTGTCTGCTGTGAAGGTGTAGGGTGAGGCGGGGTGGGCCATCCTTGCTTCGGGGTGGGTGGTGGTGCCCAGGCCCTAGCTCAaggtgtgcatgtatgtgtatggcAGGTCCTGCACGAGGTCAGCAATGGCAGCGTGGTACACCGGCTCTGCAGCGACTCTTGCTTCTCCAAATTCCGCGCCAACAAGGGACTGAAAACCAACTGTTGTGACCAGTGCGGGGCTTACATCTATACCAAGACCGGGAGCCCTGGCCCTGAGCTCCTCTTCCACGAGGGCCAACAAAAGCGGTTCTGCAACACAACCTGCTTGGGGGCGTACAAGAAGGTGGGGCCGAGGGAGTAGTTTGTTAGAGGGCTGTGGAAGGGGGTGCGGTTCCCGGGTGACGAATAAAGGTGCCTGATAGGGTCGAGGGCTGGgaggaataaaacaaataaagggGGCTTCGATTGTatctgttatgttttatttttgaagctGGCTGGTGGACACACAGGTCTTTGTTATATCATCACCTATACTTTTTTTTGTATGCCTGAAATCTTTCATGTTTTACCAAATTTCACAAATAAAAGTGAAGGGACAAATCCAGCCTCAgcctctccttccccatcctcaCAGAAAAACACACGTGTGTACCCATGTGTCTGGTGCAAGACCCTCTGTAAGAACTTTGAGATGCTATCACATGTGGATCGTAATGGCAAGACCAGCTTGTTctgttccctgtgctgtaccACCTCTTACAAAGTGAAGCAGGCAGGGCTCACTGGTAGGTGCAAAGCCCTCTTCTCTGAGACCCCTGCTGGCCTTCCTTCTACCTCCCATACTCCCTTCTTCTAAAGTAATCCCTGCTGCCCGACCTCAGCCCCGGGCCACATCTTCCCATGGGTTTCCTGTTCCACCTCTGCCCTGCCTTACAccttctgtgtgctctctctttctctctctgtctctctctttctgtctctctctctctgtctctctctctgtctctctctctccccctttctctctgtgccccagGCCCTCCCCGACCCTGCAGCTTCTGCCGCCGCAGCCTCTCTGACCCCTGTTACTACAACAAGGTTGATCGCACAGTCTACCAATTCTGCAGCCCCAGCTGCTGGACCAAGTTCCAGGTACTCCAAACCCTGGACCAGGGATTAAAGAAGGGTGTGGTGACAGAGAATGGGGATGAGAGAATTGGGGTAGGTAGCCCTGGGCAGAGCAAAGAACAAGCCCgaccccctcccctcacccttccccgccaccaccaccaccaccacacacctCCCTTACttgtcttccttccctccagcGCACAAGCCCCGAGGGGGGCATTCATCTGAGCTGTCACTACTGCCACAGCCTCTTCAGTGGCAAGCCTGAGGTCTTGGACTGGCAGGTAAGACCCCCGCCCATCCCCCGCCCCGCAACAATGACTTCTGGCCTGGCCACACCACCAGACATCTGTCTGAAGGGCTCTTTCCACTTGGCTATCACCAGACCCAGATGTCACAGCTCTATCCTCCCTGCCCCTGTGCCCTCATCTCAGGACCAGGTGTTCCAGTTCTGCTGCCGGGATTGCTGTGAGGACTTCAAGCGGCTTCGGGGTGTGGTGTCCCAGTGTGAGCACTGCCGGCAGGAGAAACTCCTGCATGAGAAACTCCGATTCAGTGGAGTGGAGAAGAGCTTCTGCAGTGAAGGtaaggaggtggggaaggggcagagagccCTGTAACCTCACCCCTCTCCCACGGactgggcagggaagggagggctggAAGTGTGGCCTGTGGGGCACATTCTGGGCACATTCTGCTCAGAATGcactcctcttcccctcccatctcctgctcccctcccctccgtgTCCATCCAGAGGCTTTGGGCTCAAGAGGCTGTGGGAACTTTTACGTGGACCACCTTGAGAAGGTGGGGTCTCAGGGGGCCCTAGGTGATCTCTGTGTCTCAGGACTCCTCCCTCTTGCCCTCTTTCCAGGCTGTGTGCTGCTGTACAAACAGGACTTCACTAAGAAGCTGGGGCTATGCTGTATCACTTGTACTTACTGCTCCCAGACCTGCCAACGGGGGGTTACCGAGCAACTGGATGGCAGCACCTGGGACTTCTGCAGCGAGGACTGCAAGAGCAAGTACCTGCTGTGGTACTGCAAGGTGAGGGGTGTGGTGCGTCAGAGAGGGGGGACAGGGGCAGCAGGAAGCAGGGGCTGTAGCACTGACATGGGGGAGGTGAGTGGGCCCATCTTCAGGGAGGGGGCTCCAGCTGGCCCATCTCCCAAGGGGAGCAGCATGGCTTCTCCTTGGGGCCAAGGGCCCAGAACATTTTAAGCAGGCAGATCTGACCGTGTCCCATCGACACCCCCAGGCTGCCCGGTGCCATGCCTGTAAGCGCCAGGGGAAGCTGCTGGAGACCATCCACTGGCGCGGACAGATCCGTCATTTCTGCAACCAACAGTGTCTGCTGCGCTTTTACAGCCAGCAGAACCAACCCAATCTGGATACCCAGAGTGGGCCTGAGAGCCTTCTGAACAGTGAGTCCTAGGCAGCGGGTGGGGGCGGCACACTCTGTTAGAACCGGCCTGGACCCTTCTGACCCTGGGCCTGGCCCCTCTTTTCTTCCACTCATGATTACATCTCATCCTTGGCCAGAGCTCCTGGTACTGTGGTCTCTTGTAGCTTCTGGATGGTGCAGCTACTAGGGGGAGCCTTGTTTGAAGGTTCTTAGAGTTTGAGTCTACTATGTCTCTATCAAGGATGTGTTTTAGGGAATGAACCCACCCAGGTGGAATGGGGGATGTGGGCACCGTAGTTAGTTTTCCGAGAGAAGGGAGCATCAGCATAAGCTCTACCTTTAGAGAGACTGAAGACCATTGTTTCTAGAAGGTTACCTCAGCCCCTCCACTGTTTCGGGGGGATTAAGCTTCTGAGGGTCATCTGCGTGGAAGGTCTTAAATTGTGAGTTCTTGGGGAAACTATTTTTTGGTCTTCTTGGCAGCCAGGAGCAAAGAATCTTCTTGGCCCCCATTGCTGGGGCCCAGAGAAGACTAGATCTGGGCTGGCAAGGAGGAGACTTTCTAGGTATCCATTTGCATTTAGTGCAGCTCTTAATGGAGCTCTCCTGGAACAGGGGAGGAGAACTGAGAGCAAGGTCCCCAGATGAAAGCATtcatctgttgttgttgttttttaaagattttatttatttatttgagagagag
This genomic window contains:
- the ZMYM3 gene encoding zinc finger MYM-type protein 3 isoform X4, with the protein product MDPSDFPSPFDPLTLPEKPLAGDLPVDMEFGEDLLESQTAPTRGWAPPGPSPSSGALDLLDTPAGLEKDPGVLDGATELLGLGGLLYKAPSPPEVDHGPEGTLAWDAGDQTLEPGPGGQTPEVVPPEPGAGANPSSPEGLLEPLAPDLPITLQSPHIEDEETTNIATGRRGSPGQEEELPQGQPQSPNGPPSPSMGETLGDGINSSQTKPGGPSPPAHPSLPGDGLTGKASEKPPERKRSERVRRVEPPKPEVVDSTESIPVSDEDSDAMVDDPNDEDFVPFRPRRSPRMSLRSSVAQRAGRSAVGAKMTCAHCRTPLQKGQTAYQRKGLPQLFCSSSCLTTFSKKPSGKKTCTFCKKEIWNTKDSVVAQTGSGGSFHEFCTSVCLSLYEAQQQRPIPQSGDPADATRCSICQKTGEVLHEVSNGSVVHRLCSDSCFSKFRANKGLKTNCCDQCGAYIYTKTGSPGPELLFHEGQQKRFCNTTCLGAYKKKNTRVYPCVWCKTLCKNFEMLSHVDRNGKTSLFCSLCCTTSYKVKQAGLTGPPRPCSFCRRSLSDPCYYNKVDRTVYQFCSPSCWTKFQRTSPEGGIHLSCHYCHSLFSGKPEVLDWQDQVFQFCCRDCCEDFKRLRGVVSQCEHCRQEKLLHEKLRFSGVEKSFCSEGCVLLYKQDFTKKLGLCCITCTYCSQTCQRGVTEQLDGSTWDFCSEDCKSKYLLWYCKAARCHACKRQGKLLETIHWRGQIRHFCNQQCLLRFYSQQNQPNLDTQSGPESLLNSHSSESKPQTPSQTKVENSNTVKTPEENGNLGKIPAKTRTSPTASTPPPPPPPPATPRKNKAAMCKPLMQNRGVSCKVEMKSKGSQTEEWKPQVIVLPIPVPIFVPVPMHLYCQKVPVPFSMPIPVPVPMFLPTTLESTDKIVETIEELKVKIPSNPLEADILAMAEMIAEAEELDKASSDLCDLVSNQSAEGLLEDCDLFGPARDDVLAMAVKMANVLDEPGQDLEADFPKNPLDINPSVDFLFDCGLVGPEDVSAEQDLPRTMRKGQKRLVLSESCSRDSMSSQPSCTGLNYSYGVNAWKCWVQSKYANGETSKGDELRFGPKPMRIKEDILACSAAELNYGLAQFVREITRPNGERYEPDSIYYLCLGIQQYLLENNRMVNIFTDLYYLTFVQELNKSLSTWQPTLLPNNTVFSRVEEEHLWECKQLGVYSPFVLLNTLMFFNTKFFGLQTAEEHMQLSFTNVVRQSRKCTTPRGTTKVVSIRYYAPVRQRKGRDTGPGKRKREDEAPILEQRENRMNPLRCPVKFYEFYLSKCPESLRTRNDVFYLQPERSCIAESPLWYSVIPMDRSMLESMLNRILAVREIYEELGRPGEEDLD